Part of the Halomarina litorea genome is shown below.
GTTCGAGAAGTACGAGGGGGTCGCCGAAGAGCGGATGGCGGCGCTCTCCCGGGAACTGGAGGAGCGAGAGGGCGTCTTCGAGGTGCGGATGCACCACCGGACGGGCGTCATCGCTGACGGCGAGGACATCGTCTTCGTCGTCGTCCTGGCGGGCCACCGCGGCGAGGCGTTCCGAACCGTGGAGGACGGCATCAACCGCCTCAAAGACGAGGTGCCCATCTTCAAGAAGGAGGTCACGGTCGAGGAGGAGTTCTGGGTCCACGAGCGCGCGTGAGCGAAATCGGTCCCGATTTCCGTGACGATAACACCACCATAACGGAGACAGGTGGTAATTAACGCCGAGAAATCACTCCCTTACCGATCCTTTATTCGAAGTACCTCAGTTAGGAAACAAAAACTTAGCGCCGGTTCTAAAATTTCTCGGCGTCTCTCGTCGCCTCGTGAAAGGAACGTTTTACTTGTATTCGTGCCGGGAACGGGGTGAAGCAACGCTAACGTTCCTGCCGATATATGCTCTCCAGTGGGAAAGCGGTGGGTGAGGTCACACAGATGAGCGTCACAGCACCCTCCGTCGAGTCCGAGAGCAAGGAAGACCGCCTCCTCGCATACCTGCGGCGCAGCGCCGCGGACGGCGAGATGTACTTCAAGAGCAAGTTCATCTCGGACGACGTCGGCCTCTCGCCCAAGGAGATCGGCGCGCTGATGGTCCGGCTCAGCGACTCCGCGACGGACCTCGAGATCGAGAAGTGGTCGTACACGAGCGCGACCACGTGGCGCGTCGCCCCGGCCTGAATCGCCCGCTAACTGGTCCCCTCCTCCCCGCCGTCACGGGGTTTATGCCGACACGTCTCGTTGTCCGTACCGATGGACGACATCGATGGGCCGAACCGCGGCCCACCGGTCGACGCGTTTCGCTCGGTCTTCCAGGTCTACGAGGCACGTCGCGAGGGCGAGACGCTGCTCTACTTCGGTCGACCGACCGTCGCCCCCGACGTCCTCGAGCGTCGCCTCTGGCCGCTGTTCCGCGAGGCGGGCTACGAGGTGTCCCTACGCGTGCGGACGGGCGAACACGTCCTCGTCGCCGAGCCACGGTCGACGGGCACCGACGGCGTCCCGTGGCTCAACGTGGTCTTCGCGCTCCTGACGGTCGTCACGACGCTCTTCGCCGGGTTCGAGTGGTACGGGCTGGAGGCCGACCTCGGTAACCCGAGGTCGCTCCTCCGGACGTGGCCGTTCGCCGTCGCCGTCCTCGGCGTCTTCGGCGTCCACGAACTCGGCCACTACGCCATGAGCCGGTACTACGACGTGAACGCCAGCCTCCCGTACTTCATCCCCGTCCCGACGGTGTTCGGGACGATGGGCGCGCTCATCCGGATGCGCGAGCGCATCCCGAGCCGACGGGCCCTGTTCGACATCGCCGTCGCTGGGCCGCTCGCGGGGCTGGTCGCCGCCGTCGGCGTCACCGCCGTCGGCCTCCAGCTCGACCCCGTCACGGCGGGGCCGGTCATCGGCATCGAGCGCCTGAACTACCCGCCCATCATCCAGTTTATCGCCCTCGCGACGGGGGCCGACCTCTACCCCGCGGTCGGCCGGGTCAACCCCGTCGTCGTCGGCGGGTGGGTGGGGATGTTCATCACGTTCCTCAACTTGCTCCCGGTCGGCCAGTTGGACGGCGGGCACATCGTCCGGGCGATGCTCGGCGAGCGCCAGGAGACGGTCGGCGCGCTCGTCCCCGCCGCGCTGTTCGGCCTCGGGGGGTACCTCCTGTTCGTCGCCGGCGAGGCCCTGCAAGGGGTCGTCCTCTGGTTCTTCTGGGGCGTCTTCGCCATCGGCCTCGCGTACGCGGGGCCGGCCACCCCCGTCCACGACGAGGCGCTCGACTCGAAACGCGTCGCGCTCGGCGTCCTCACGTTCGTCCTCGGGCTGCTCTGTTTCACCCCGGTCCCCTTCC
Proteins encoded:
- a CDS encoding DUF7123 family protein produces the protein MSVTAPSVESESKEDRLLAYLRRSAADGEMYFKSKFISDDVGLSPKEIGALMVRLSDSATDLEIEKWSYTSATTWRVAPA
- a CDS encoding site-2 protease family protein → MDDIDGPNRGPPVDAFRSVFQVYEARREGETLLYFGRPTVAPDVLERRLWPLFREAGYEVSLRVRTGEHVLVAEPRSTGTDGVPWLNVVFALLTVVTTLFAGFEWYGLEADLGNPRSLLRTWPFAVAVLGVFGVHELGHYAMSRYYDVNASLPYFIPVPTVFGTMGALIRMRERIPSRRALFDIAVAGPLAGLVAAVGVTAVGLQLDPVTAGPVIGIERLNYPPIIQFIALATGADLYPAVGRVNPVVVGGWVGMFITFLNLLPVGQLDGGHIVRAMLGERQETVGALVPAALFGLGGYLLFVAGEALQGVVLWFFWGVFAIGLAYAGPATPVHDEALDSKRVALGVLTFVLGLLCFTPVPFQFA